Part of the Hemitrygon akajei chromosome 16, sHemAka1.3, whole genome shotgun sequence genome is shown below.
atctacctgtgaggcaactttcaggtatCTGTGCACATGTACCCCCAGctgcctctgctcctccacacttccaagtatcctgccatttactttatactctgccttggagtttgtccttccaaagtgtaccacctcacacttctgggctgaactccatctgccacttctcagcccacttctgcatcataTTAACGTCTCTctacaatctttgacaatcctctacactatctacaacaccaccaacctttaccatctgcaaacttgccaacccacccttctacccccacatccaggtcattaataaaaatcatgaaaagtagaggtcccagaactgatccttgtgggacaccactagtcacaaccctccaatccaaatgtactcccacCACCACGACcctctttctgcaggcaagctaatTCCAAATGcactggccaaacttccctgggtcccatgcctcctgactgtctgaataagcctactgtgtagaaccttgtcaaatgcttcactaaaatccatgtagatcacatctactgcactaccctcatctatatgcctggtcacctcaaagaactctatcaggcttgttagacacgatctgcctttcacaaacccatgctgactatccctgatcagaccatgattctctaaatgcccatagattatctctaagaatcttttccaacagctttccaccacagacataaggctcactggtctataattacccaaacTATCTCTACTACCTTTTTGAAGAAGGGGACAACATTGACCTTCCTCCactcctccggtaccattcccgtggacaacgaggacataaagaccctagccagaggttcagcaatctcttcccttgcctcatggagcagtctggggaatatttcgtcaggccccagggacttatccgtcctaatgtattttaacaactcctaCACCTCTCTTAAtaccaacatgctccagaacatgaacctcactcatattgtcctccccatcaagttccccctcattgGCGAATACtgaaaagtattcattgaggacctcacttccacagcctccaggcacatctcccACCtttctctaattggtcctatcttcactcctgtcaaccttttgttcttcacataattgaagaatgccttggggttttcctttaccctacttgccaaggccttctcatgcccccttcttcctctcctcagccccttcttaagctcctttcttactaccctatattcctcaatagactcatctgatccttgcttccgaaacctcacatatgctgccttccacctgactagattctccacctcacttgtcacccatagttccttcaccctaccgttctttatcttcctcaccaggaagAGTTTATCcccaacatcctgcaagagagcCCTAAACAGCAACCACATGCCCATTGTACATTTCTCTGCAAaaacatcccaattcacacctgcaggttctagccttatagcctcataatttgcccttctgcAATTAAAATTTTTTCCTGtcctgattctatccttttccatgaaatgttaggccagggagcagtggtcattgtcccccagatgctcacccactgagaaatctgtgacctgacctggtttgtTATCCAATACTAGATCTCGTATGGCAttcccctagttggcctgtctacatattgtgacaggaacctgtcctggacacacttaaactCTGCCCTGTCTAAACAATTGGAACTAATctggtgccaatcaatattagggaagttagtcacccataacaaccctgttatttttgcaccttcctAAAATCTGccccccaatctgctccttggtatctctgctgctaccaaggggcctatagaatacccccagtagagtaattgctcccttcctgttcctgacttctatccACACCGACTCAAAGGATCCTattacattacccaccctttctgtagctgtaatagtatccctgaccagtaatgccacccctccctcccctttctccccctctctatcccttttaaagcactgaaatccaggaatattgagaatccattcctgccctggtcccagccaagtctctgtaatggccactacatcataattccaagtatgtatccaagctctcagttcacctttgttcctgatgcttcttgcattgaagtacgtgcactttagcccttctacctttacatcttttattctgtttctttcctcaaagcctctttatatgttaaatctggctttactccatgcactatacttgcagctctcacatgacctttatcctccacctcaagaTCTGCTCTAacactggttcccctccctctgcaaatctaatttaaacccccccccacagcagcactagcaaaccttctcgcaagaatgttagtccccctccagttcaggtgcaacccatcccacaaggcccaattgtctagaaacatgaagccctccctcctgcaccaactcctcagccacatatttagctgcattatctgcctatttctagcctcactagcacatggcatgggtagcaaccctgagattgcaaccctggaggtcctgtccttcaacattGCACTTAACTCCGTAAATTCTCCTTGCAGGACCTCCTTcttatccacgtcattggtccctacatggaccatgacatctggagGGAATATTGTTTGAGTGTACAAGAGGTTATGTCCTATATTATGAGGATCCTTGCTCATGGATGGCAACTTTTGAGTCACTACCTCTTGAGATCTTCAAGGGAGTGGTCATGAGAGCTGGCCAAGACTACCTTTATGATGGAGGCCATCTTTGGACAGGTTCCTGTTTAAGAGGTATATGGTTCAAATACAGGTGAATATGACTAGAGCAAGAAGCACTTTAGTTGGCATGTCTGCATGTCCTATAtgaaaataggcccttcagcctaaccTATGCAAAAATACCTGACTAAGTCAAACCCATTTGATAACTAGTATCAGAACCATTTGATTACAGCTCAATATCCCCTCAAAACTCTGAACTCCAAGACCTGGAACTCTTTCGTTGTCCTGTGCATTTGGATTTTTCTTCCTTGCTAGAGGGACCACAATCAGTAGAGATCATAAAACTCATCTCATTGATTAGCAACACAGGTGCACCTTAAAGCTGTATGCTTATACCCTTATTCCATATAAGGAAGTCTGGCCaagggctcccccccccccccatcatggATGACATCAACAAAAAGGCAATGTTGCAATAATGtgacattcatcattaaggacccacatcatcTGGACCATGTCCCCTTTCCAGTGGCGCAATCAAGCACCTGTATACTCAATCCAAgagtcaacaaacagcatcccTCTTGAACCAATCTGGTAAGCTAACTAGTGTTATTTATATTTAAGATTAGAAATATGACAAGCTGTTTTGTGCTGCTGCAAAATGTAATATTTGCCCCACTTACATTGGCTACCCAAGCCATGAGAATTTTTTgtccaagatttttgcacagtatatCCTATTTCATCACTAAGGGGCTTTGATGCATGGGCGCATTACAATTTAGTTATCTCCATTCCAGCCTGAAAATACAATGCCCAACAGGACAATGGCAGAGTAAATCCTGGCATCCCATTTCACCAACGGCACTTTTGCAGCCAGAAAGGCAAATTAGAATAAATGTATCCAGAATCAACTTTTAGATTAACACTCCACTGGAACGGATAATAGAAAATACAAAGACAGAGTACCCAGTTAAGATGtggagcaggtgctggaaattcaaaatgGTTAGATTACACCAATAGAGGGGGAAAATAAACCAATGCCACTGTTGGATGGTTAATTAAAACTAGCCAATTCGGATAAACAGGTTTGGTGTATCTAACCTTAGATTTGTCTTCTACGTTGGTCACCTTTGTTCAAAGGCATGTCAGGGGCATGGGTTGAAATGaccagtttgggggggggggggcgctttcTCTGAAGCCTAGACTTCCACCAACTATGTGACATCCTGCACTCGGAGCAGACTGACATTTTAATTGCTTGGGCAGATTGCAGCTCAGTATTGAAACTGAAATGCAGAAAAACAATGAATTTGGTTTAGCTTCCCTGAAATGGTATTTTGAACAAGTTGTTATCCAATGTTTGGGAAATGGCCTCTAGTGCcagaagacatgggagcagaattaggcctgtttggcccatcaagtctgcatcattcaatcatggctgattcttctcttcacccccccccccatctcctcaaccccattcccaagCCTTCTCCTCTAACCTTTCATGTCCAATCAAGCAGcattcaatctctgccttaaatatgcccaacgacctggcctccacaactgcatttggcaacaaattcaccacccttcagCAAAAGAAATTTCAccacatctgttttaaaatgTCACCCCTCTGTTGAGGctatgcccttttgtcctagactcccaccatgggaaacatcctatttaggcctttcaacattaaaaatgtttcaatgagatttctcccccctcccccatccttctcaattccagcaagtacggacccagaaccatcaaatgatccttgtacaataaccctttcattcctggaatcatcttgttaacctcctgtggaccctctccaatgccaacacatcttttctaagacgaggggcccaaaactgttcaatattcaaggtgaggcctcaccagtgccttaaagcctcagcatcacatccttgttcctGTATTCTAGCCTTCTTGAAATGaacaccaacattgcatttgccttcctcacaactcaacttgcaagttaacttttagggtgttctgcacaagtccctcagattcctggattttcttcccatttagacaatagcccacatgtttatttctactactaaagtgcataCCCGTGCATTTTctggcatttcatttgccactttcttgcccatagtttaagtcctcctgcatccTTCCCATCTACACTTTCTGCCcctccaatcttcatatcatctgcaaacctggcaacaaagccatctattccatcctGCAGGTCATCTATACAGCAatagagtggtcccaacactgatccctgtggaacactagtcactggcagtcaaccaggaaaggatcctttattcccacttgctccttctactaatcagccaatgccgAAGCCCCAGTATTCATCTCAAAAGCAAGGACAGTGGGACAAAGATGGTTAAAGAGATTAAACAAAACAGGCACCCATCTCTTGTAAAGTGAAGCCATAAGTTATGCTATGTAAAAGTGACAAGTAACCCAACTCGTGTCAAAAGGGATGCAAGTGACAGGCAAGTGTTTTTCTAGTACTTCATTCCCAAGAGATTATCTGGAGATTAACGGTGACTGACTGAGCAACTAAATGTTGCAAATAGGCAACAGTCagggaaaaaaaaaaacaccaagaaCACAAGCAACTTGCATTTTATTCCACACTTAAACTAGTTGAACAGAATTTGCTTGCGGTTTCTGTACAAGCAAAAGACGATTGAAGTAGCAGCAGCGAGAAAGGCAGCCGTCACGGCCAGGGTAATGATCAATACCATTTCAGATATCACACCTTTAAAAAGGAAGCGAAGGTTAGTCAGAGGATCAATTGCAAGCTGCAGAGGTGTGATCTTGAACTCACCCCTTCGTGAAGTTTGCCGTCCAGGTCGTTGGATCTCATTGAAGGGTTGAGTTGCCAGGTCAGGCACTCCGTTCTCCAGAATGAGTAATGGCCCAAGCGAGGCCTCGCCCTCCCGCTTCGCTCGATCAACCTTCTCTGCAAAGCCAAACTACTGGTCAAGAAACAGACATTGCGACCTCACATCCAGGAGGAACTAACGACTTACCAATCTCAGACCGAGTCTCCCTCCGACCTCTTGAATCAACTACACCCTCCCCTATGGCTGCGCAGTCACCCAGGCGACAACAGGCACAAACATCGAGACTCGTTTCTTCCAATGGAGTCCACCTAACCAAGAAAACTTCACTTATCAACTCATTAATGAGCACCACAAGATCCGAGATGGAAAATAACTTACATGTTCTGCGTCTTCTGGAAAGTGCAAGCTTTGTTTATGGAATCGCTCTGATTAACTGCAGCAACTTTCAGGCGACAACTGATGAAGATCTGAGGGACACATTGAACAAGGTTATTCCGTGAATCGGCCCTAAACACCCAAAACCTTACCTGGTTCAACTCCTTACCAGGGAACGCTCATCTCCGAAGAAGCGGAAGGCATCCAAATCAAAGCGGAGTTTGTCCACCTCACGGTCAGCCCCGGCCAACACGAAGGTGGAAAAGGAATCCTCAGTCGCACTATCCAGGAGACACCTGAACAAGATAGACATGAGAAATAGTCACAGATATTATTATTTGGAGAAATCCAAAGGACACTTACCCGTGGTGATCAATGATGTCGTATCTCGGggtggagtccttgtccaggctcAGGGTGGCTACACAGCGGTCAATGTAGAGCTTCAGGGGCATGTGGTTAATCATAGAAACAGAAGCTTCGATGTGAATGAGCTCGCCCAGGTAGTAGGTGGAGGAGGCGCGCTCTGTAAGCCAGTC
Proteins encoded:
- the LOC140740404 gene encoding zona pellucida sperm-binding protein 3-like isoform X2, whose protein sequence is MLASFGNMRACCGKGVGLLLLLLVGAVYGADIWREFRDQRFPWSKVKAGIESNLSSNVQTVEVQSESPLNTVSVQCGERNILVRVDTDLFGTKHLVKATDLTLGTAGCRPTAIFPQNHTVLFDYGLHECGSELQMAEDFLVYATHLNHRPQAGGAIVVRTNGAIVPIQCRYFGKANVSSNPIHPTWMPFSSTRSGEGQLSFSLRLMTDDWLTERASSTYYLGELIHIEASVSMINHMPLKLYIDRCVATLSLDKDSTPRYDIIDHHGCLLDSATEDSFSTFVLAGADREVDKLRFDLDAFRFFGDERSLIFISCRLKVAAVNQSDSINKACTFQKTQNMWTPLEETSLDVCACCRLGDCAAIGEGVVDSRGRRETRSEIEKVDRAKREGEASLGPLLILENGVPDLATQPFNEIQRPGRQTSRRGVISEMVLIITLAVTAAFLAAATSIVFCLYRNRKQILFN
- the LOC140740404 gene encoding zona pellucida sperm-binding protein 3-like isoform X1, whose product is MLASFGNMRACCGKGVGLLLLLLVGAVYGADIWREFRDQRFPWSKVKAGIESNLSSNVQTVEVQSESPLNTVSVQCGERNILVRVDTDLFGTKHLVKATDLTLGTAGCRPTAIFPQNHTVLFDYGLHECGSELQMAEDFLVYATHLNHRPQAGGAIVVRTNGAIVPIQCRYFGKANVSSNPIHPTWMPFSSTRSGEGQLSFSLRLMTDDWLTERASSTYYLGELIHIEASVSMINHMPLKLYIDRCVATLSLDKDSTPRYDIIDHHGCLLDSATEDSFSTFVLAGADREVDKLRFDLDAFRFFGDERSLIFISCRLKVAAVNQSDSINKACTFQKTQNMWTPLEETSLDVCACCRLGDCAAIGEGVVDSRGRRETRSEIEKVDRAKREGEASLGPLLILENGVPDLATQPFNEIQRPGRQTSRRGEFKITPLQLAIDPLTNLRFLFKGVISEMVLIITLAVTAAFLAAATSIVFCLYRNRKQILFN